In Bacteroidota bacterium, the following are encoded in one genomic region:
- a CDS encoding aminotransferase class III-fold pyridoxal phosphate-dependent enzyme, translating to MKSKQENQINRPDPPPETILENNLTYTLFPWSKQKGLNPLVIDRAEGVYLVDATGKRYLDFSSGLMNVNIGHGNQRVTDAVVKQMQKVSYITPGHVTNVRGKLAKKLAELAGESFGKTLFTVCGASAVENAIKLARMATGRHKIIGRYRAFHGASYGALSAAGDPRRLAMDSQQVPNMIHVEDPYCYRCPFGQQVGACRYECVSHIRRIIEFEGRESVAAILMEGESGTSGCIKYPPDYWRQLRELCDEYGILLIADEVMSGFGRTGKWFGFQHHGVVPDMITMAKGITSGYLPLGALMISNQLAALFDDKALMLGLTYAAHPVSCAAALEVLSIYEDDELINRAAETGALVEHHVAGLIARHPSIGDFRNTGLLGCLELVKDRQTKEPLVPYNAKPAEMGVMNTIASRLRELGLLTFIRWNYVFIAPPLTISPEELQLGIDRLDEALLLADEAIGKN from the coding sequence ATGAAGTCTAAACAAGAAAACCAGATAAACCGCCCGGATCCTCCACCTGAAACCATTCTGGAAAACAACCTGACTTACACTCTTTTTCCCTGGAGCAAACAGAAGGGTCTGAATCCCCTGGTGATTGACCGGGCGGAAGGCGTGTATCTGGTGGATGCTACCGGCAAGCGCTACCTCGACTTCTCATCCGGATTAATGAATGTGAACATCGGACATGGCAATCAGCGGGTGACGGATGCGGTCGTGAAACAGATGCAAAAGGTCAGCTATATCACCCCCGGGCATGTGACAAACGTTCGCGGCAAATTGGCTAAAAAACTTGCTGAATTAGCAGGTGAGTCCTTCGGGAAAACCTTGTTCACGGTTTGTGGAGCCAGTGCGGTGGAAAACGCCATCAAACTGGCACGGATGGCAACGGGCCGTCATAAAATCATTGGCCGGTACCGGGCTTTTCATGGTGCATCGTATGGTGCGCTTTCTGCTGCCGGCGATCCGCGGCGTCTGGCCATGGATTCCCAGCAGGTTCCAAACATGATTCATGTGGAAGATCCCTATTGTTACCGGTGTCCGTTCGGGCAACAGGTCGGAGCCTGCAGGTATGAATGTGTTTCACACATCAGACGGATCATTGAATTTGAGGGCCGGGAAAGCGTCGCCGCCATCCTCATGGAAGGGGAAAGCGGGACGAGCGGATGTATTAAGTATCCGCCTGACTATTGGCGGCAGCTCAGGGAACTCTGCGATGAGTACGGCATTCTGCTCATTGCCGATGAAGTCATGTCTGGCTTTGGCCGCACCGGTAAGTGGTTCGGATTCCAGCACCACGGCGTTGTACCCGACATGATCACCATGGCAAAAGGCATCACCTCGGGGTATCTGCCACTCGGTGCACTGATGATCAGTAACCAACTTGCAGCACTGTTCGATGATAAAGCGCTCATGCTGGGATTAACTTACGCCGCGCATCCGGTCAGTTGTGCTGCTGCGCTCGAAGTGCTTTCCATTTATGAAGATGATGAGTTGATTAACCGTGCTGCCGAAACGGGAGCACTTGTTGAACATCACGTTGCTGGATTGATCGCCCGGCATCCATCCATTGGTGATTTCAGAAATACCGGACTGTTGGGCTGTCTGGAACTGGTGAAAGACCGGCAAACAAAAGAACCGCTGGTGCCCTACAATGCAAAACCTGCAGAAATGGGCGTGATGAATACCATTGCCAGCCGGTTGCGGGAATTGGGTTTGTTAACTTTTATCCGGTGGAATTATGTATTTATTGCACCCCCGCTGACCATCAGTCCGGAGGAACTTCAACTGGGAATTGACAGGTTGGATGAAGCACTGTTGCTGGCTGATGAGGCCATTGGAAAAAACTGA
- a CDS encoding TerC family protein, translated as MEITIWHWVIFNAFILILLLLDLGVFHRKSQTVTVKSALIWSAIWISLALVFNLGVWQYMGSTKAVEFLTGYLIEKSLSVDNIFVFVMVFTYFAVPSEYQHKVLFWGILGALVMRFILILAGAALIQEFHWIIYIFGGFLILTGLKMGLEEEKKLEPEKNPLVKLAKRFINVTPDYQGNRFFTRIDGKLWATPLFIVVLVIEFTDLVFAVDSIPAIFAITTDPFIVYTSNVFAILGLRSLYFALAGIMNLFTYLKYALAVILVYVGIKMIIVSWIKIPVLLSLGIVGGILAIAIVASLIWKPAKPQH; from the coding sequence ATGGAAATCACCATCTGGCACTGGGTCATTTTTAATGCCTTCATCCTGATATTGCTGCTGCTCGATCTCGGGGTCTTTCACCGCAAGTCGCAAACCGTCACGGTAAAAAGTGCGCTGATCTGGAGCGCCATCTGGATCAGTCTTGCTCTCGTTTTCAATCTGGGTGTCTGGCAGTACATGGGGTCCACCAAGGCAGTGGAATTCCTCACGGGTTATCTGATCGAAAAGTCCCTCAGCGTCGATAACATTTTCGTTTTCGTCATGGTGTTTACCTATTTCGCTGTTCCTTCCGAGTATCAGCACAAAGTCCTGTTCTGGGGGATTCTCGGCGCGCTGGTCATGCGCTTTATCCTGATTCTGGCGGGCGCTGCGCTCATTCAGGAGTTTCATTGGATCATTTACATTTTTGGCGGATTCCTGATCCTGACCGGTCTGAAGATGGGCTTGGAAGAAGAGAAGAAGCTGGAGCCAGAGAAAAATCCGCTGGTGAAACTGGCCAAGCGGTTTATCAATGTCACTCCCGACTATCAGGGCAACCGGTTTTTCACACGGATTGATGGCAAACTATGGGCAACCCCGCTCTTCATCGTGGTACTGGTGATCGAATTCACCGATCTGGTGTTTGCGGTTGACTCCATTCCGGCCATTTTCGCCATCACCACCGATCCGTTTATCGTTTACACCTCGAACGTGTTTGCTATTCTTGGTCTGCGATCGCTGTATTTTGCGCTGGCTGGCATCATGAATCTGTTCACCTACCTGAAATATGCGTTGGCCGTGATTCTGGTTTATGTGGGAATTAAGATGATCATCGTCAGCTGGATCAAAATTCCGGTTCTGCTTTCACTCGGAATCGTGGGTGGCATTCTTGCCATCGCCATTGTTGCATCTCTGATCTGGAAACCAGCGAAGCCTCAGCATTAA
- a CDS encoding sterol desaturase family protein, translated as MIGPIFLVTFLVIFLLIGEWRPRLPVRISRMKRWMINIGSGAGASLVAGLIWFLPLKLIPDFSLNGLDAINPDAFNWMRLILLFLVYDLALWGWHKLMHEADWLWVYHRFHHLDAELDTTTGLRFHPMEFVLSGAWRLVILLILNPSPAEWLLVTLTASSFALFHHSRIRLPAKLDNLLSLVVVTPDWHHTHHHPDRATHDSNYGVILTAWDRLFRTARQAPDERLGLYGASPTDSWSVGAMMRLW; from the coding sequence ATGATTGGTCCGATTTTCCTTGTCACTTTTCTGGTGATCTTTCTGCTGATCGGTGAGTGGAGACCCCGGTTACCGGTTCGGATATCCCGGATGAAACGATGGATGATAAATATCGGAAGTGGGGCAGGGGCTTCACTGGTTGCCGGTCTGATCTGGTTCCTTCCGCTGAAACTGATCCCTGATTTTTCCCTGAACGGACTCGATGCGATAAATCCCGACGCCTTCAACTGGATGCGGCTGATTCTGCTGTTTCTGGTATATGATCTGGCCTTATGGGGCTGGCACAAGCTGATGCATGAGGCCGACTGGTTGTGGGTATATCACCGGTTTCATCATCTGGATGCCGAACTGGATACCACCACCGGACTGCGTTTTCATCCCATGGAATTTGTTCTTTCCGGGGCCTGGAGATTGGTGATATTGCTGATCCTGAATCCGTCACCCGCCGAATGGCTGCTGGTGACGCTCACCGCCTCCTCTTTTGCCTTGTTTCACCATAGCCGGATCCGGTTGCCCGCTAAACTGGATAACCTGCTGTCGCTTGTTGTAGTCACCCCCGACTGGCATCATACCCATCACCATCCTGACCGGGCCACCCATGATTCGAATTACGGCGTGATTCTGACTGCCTGGGACCGGCTGTTCCGGACAGCACGGCAGGCACCGGATGAACGACTTGGACTTTATGGAGCTTCACCTACCGATTCCTGGTCGGTGGGTGCAATGATGAGGTTGTGGTAG
- a CDS encoding DUF2064 domain-containing protein: MSKSHLACFVKTPDLSPVKTRLAADIGTEEATRFYHRSVDAVRQLFDSLNQETTCTWAVAESDGLAHPLWVGYPVLSQGVGGLGDRLAWVHQQQRKLAGLTLMIGSDAPQVSAELIRQTVQVLSVSDVVFGRAADGGFWIVGSRISIPDSVWKSVIYSDSATMRSLVDAIIGWKPAVTIDTDSLPVLTDVDTLVDLQILPSEMKHWNPALLHEWKEDLISWIGD, translated from the coding sequence GTGAGTAAAAGCCATCTGGCCTGTTTTGTTAAAACCCCTGACCTGTCCCCGGTTAAGACACGACTGGCAGCAGACATTGGGACTGAAGAGGCGACCCGATTTTACCACCGGTCTGTGGATGCAGTTCGTCAGTTATTTGACAGCCTGAATCAGGAAACGACGTGTACCTGGGCCGTTGCAGAATCCGACGGACTTGCTCATCCGCTGTGGGTGGGGTATCCGGTTCTGTCACAGGGAGTGGGTGGATTGGGAGACCGGTTGGCGTGGGTTCACCAGCAGCAACGAAAACTGGCAGGCCTTACTCTGATGATTGGCAGTGATGCGCCCCAGGTCTCTGCAGAATTGATACGACAAACGGTGCAGGTATTATCGGTTTCAGATGTTGTGTTTGGCCGGGCCGCTGATGGCGGATTCTGGATAGTGGGTTCCCGCATTTCCATTCCGGATTCTGTATGGAAATCCGTTATTTACAGTGATTCTGCAACCATGCGGTCGTTGGTTGATGCCATTATTGGATGGAAACCTGCAGTCACAATAGATACTGATTCGCTCCCGGTCCTGACCGATGTGGATACCCTCGTCGACCTGCAGATTCTGCCATCAGAAATGAAACACTGGAATCCGGCTCTGTTACATGAATGGAAAGAGGACCTGATTTCCTGGATAGGTGATTAA
- the arsS gene encoding arsenosugar biosynthesis radical SAM protein ArsS (Some members of this family are selenoproteins.) encodes MIRSNPADQIPFLTTQSVSFADRVAQAGYHPLKPAKDIRILQLNVGKWCNQACRHCHVDASPIRTETMPESVARQCMELAASIPSIDTVDLTGGAPEGHAVFQYLVTESKRLGKKVIDRCNLTILSEPGFEWVSPFLADHEVEIVASLPHFSQSRTDQQRGLGVFDRSVTGLKRLNELGYGRSPKHPLYLVYNPTGLFLAGNQGELEREYKTELKRRFDIEFTGLYALNNLPVSRFLDSLVRAGKLEDYMEVLTTNFNPGTIDGLMCRHQISVGYDGSVYDCDFNQMLELKVAITPTVFDFDPDLFTQRTIMTYDHCYGCTAGAGSSCGGSIQ; translated from the coding sequence ATGATCCGATCCAATCCGGCCGATCAGATTCCGTTTCTCACTACCCAGTCGGTCTCCTTCGCCGATCGGGTGGCTCAGGCTGGGTATCATCCGCTGAAGCCAGCAAAGGACATCCGTATTCTTCAATTGAACGTGGGTAAATGGTGCAATCAGGCGTGCAGGCATTGCCATGTGGACGCCAGTCCGATACGCACAGAAACGATGCCGGAATCCGTTGCCCGGCAGTGCATGGAACTGGCTGCTTCCATTCCATCCATCGATACGGTGGATCTGACTGGTGGTGCACCCGAAGGACATGCCGTTTTTCAGTATTTGGTGACTGAATCGAAACGGCTGGGTAAGAAGGTGATTGACCGGTGCAACCTGACCATCCTTTCCGAGCCAGGTTTTGAATGGGTGTCGCCATTTCTGGCCGACCATGAGGTGGAGATAGTGGCGTCGCTACCGCATTTTTCACAGTCGCGTACCGATCAGCAACGCGGACTGGGGGTGTTTGACCGGTCTGTAACCGGTTTAAAGCGCCTGAATGAATTGGGATACGGACGGTCACCGAAACATCCGCTGTATCTGGTTTACAATCCGACCGGATTGTTTCTTGCTGGCAATCAGGGTGAATTGGAACGGGAATACAAGACGGAGCTTAAACGTCGGTTTGATATTGAATTTACTGGCCTTTACGCATTGAATAATCTGCCGGTCAGCCGGTTTCTCGATTCGCTGGTTCGTGCAGGTAAGCTGGAAGATTACATGGAAGTGCTTACCACCAACTTTAATCCCGGAACCATTGACGGCCTCATGTGCCGGCATCAGATCAGCGTGGGATATGACGGATCGGTGTACGATTGCGATTTTAATCAGATGCTGGAACTGAAAGTGGCAATAACACCCACTGTTTTTGACTTTGATCCCGATCTGTTTACGCAGCGGACCATCATGACGTACGATCATTGTTATGGCTGCACGGCTGGTGCAGGCTCTTCCTGCGGAGGGTCCATTCAGTGA
- a CDS encoding carboxymuconolactone decarboxylase family protein, protein MADYYDSKDLKKFGNITRVNPELGNKFFDYYNASMAEGALTAREKSLIALAVAHALKCPYCIDAYTSSCLEKGADEQQMSEAVHVAAAMAAGISLVHSVQMMNHIDKLSI, encoded by the coding sequence ATGGCCGATTATTATGATTCCAAAGACCTGAAGAAATTTGGGAATATCACCCGGGTCAATCCTGAACTCGGGAATAAATTCTTTGACTATTACAATGCCTCAATGGCTGAAGGTGCATTGACAGCCCGCGAGAAATCCCTCATTGCGCTGGCAGTCGCTCATGCACTGAAATGTCCGTATTGCATCGATGCCTACACGTCTTCCTGTCTCGAAAAAGGGGCCGATGAGCAGCAAATGAGTGAAGCGGTCCACGTGGCAGCTGCTATGGCTGCCGGAATTTCACTCGTTCACTCGGTTCAGATGATGAACCACATCGATAAACTGAGTATATGA
- a CDS encoding TIGR04283 family arsenosugar biosynthesis glycosyltransferase, with protein sequence MESKTVTIIIPVWKDADPLKRLLAELVILNPQPEVIVVQTEEEVPFSADPVWEKNLMVLCAPKGRGSQMNAGARAASGDVFLFLHADSILMHDFWESFHDWLVHAHDVMGGCFRFSLPHATGFWPRLYEIMVWIRVNGLNLPYGDQGFFIRRLAWNQAGPFRDWPLMEDLEWWRRAGRKIRLKKLSIPLGTSSRRFERRGWGKSAIRNISILTLYLLGIKPETLKKLYT encoded by the coding sequence ATGGAAAGTAAGACCGTTACCATCATCATTCCGGTCTGGAAGGATGCAGATCCGTTAAAACGGTTGCTCGCTGAGTTGGTTATCCTGAATCCACAACCGGAAGTGATTGTGGTTCAGACTGAAGAAGAAGTTCCGTTTTCAGCAGATCCGGTCTGGGAAAAAAATCTGATGGTACTCTGTGCTCCAAAAGGACGTGGGTCGCAAATGAATGCAGGTGCCCGGGCTGCTTCCGGAGATGTTTTTTTATTCCTTCACGCCGATTCCATTCTGATGCATGATTTCTGGGAATCTTTTCATGACTGGTTGGTACATGCTCATGATGTGATGGGTGGTTGTTTCCGGTTCAGTTTGCCACATGCGACTGGATTCTGGCCACGCCTATACGAAATCATGGTGTGGATCCGGGTCAATGGATTGAACCTGCCCTACGGTGATCAGGGTTTTTTTATCCGACGACTGGCCTGGAATCAAGCCGGCCCGTTTCGCGACTGGCCGCTGATGGAAGATCTGGAATGGTGGCGCCGGGCTGGCAGGAAAATACGGCTTAAAAAATTGTCCATTCCGCTTGGAACGTCATCCCGTCGGTTTGAACGCCGGGGATGGGGGAAAAGCGCCATCCGGAATATATCTATTCTGACTTTGTATTTACTTGGAATAAAACCTGAAACTTTAAAAAAACTCTACACTTAG
- a CDS encoding DUF547 domain-containing protein, whose translation MTLAGFLLLFTLSFDHNFADWDALLKRYVTVTENGKVTRVDYTALKKKEAELDRVLVTLSRVSQQEFNKWTRNQQQAFLINAYNAFTWKRILLDWPVNSIKDAGGWRGPWKTAFFTLLDEERHLDWIEHEQLRPVYNDPRIHFAVNCASKGCPPLRGEAYRASDLDRQLEEQTRLFLSNTAENEVNVKLKTLRLSKIFDWFEDDFTQNNQSVGKWVSQYLPEMAKSSFKWKVTYTDYDWSLNGK comes from the coding sequence ATGACACTTGCTGGTTTTCTGCTGCTGTTTACCCTTTCCTTTGATCACAATTTTGCAGACTGGGATGCACTGTTGAAACGATATGTAACGGTGACTGAAAACGGAAAAGTGACCCGGGTCGATTACACCGCCCTGAAAAAAAAAGAAGCCGAATTGGATCGGGTGCTTGTGACTCTCAGCAGGGTTTCACAACAGGAATTTAACAAATGGACCCGTAATCAGCAGCAAGCCTTTCTGATAAATGCCTATAATGCCTTCACCTGGAAACGGATTTTGCTTGATTGGCCTGTAAATTCAATCAAAGATGCTGGTGGATGGCGTGGGCCATGGAAAACTGCTTTTTTCACCCTGCTTGACGAGGAACGGCACCTCGATTGGATTGAACATGAGCAATTGCGTCCGGTGTACAATGATCCGCGCATTCATTTTGCGGTGAATTGTGCCAGCAAAGGATGTCCTCCGTTGCGTGGGGAAGCCTATCGGGCCAGCGACCTTGACAGACAACTAGAAGAACAAACAAGGTTGTTTTTATCGAATACTGCCGAAAACGAAGTGAATGTGAAATTGAAAACACTTCGCCTGTCGAAAATCTTTGATTGGTTTGAAGATGATTTTACGCAGAACAATCAATCTGTCGGGAAATGGGTGAGTCAGTACCTGCCTGAAATGGCGAAAAGTTCCTTTAAATGGAAAGTGACCTACACCGATTATGACTGGTCTCTGAATGGAAAGTAA
- a CDS encoding glutaredoxin family protein, with the protein MQPLIVYSASWCNDCQALRSWMDDHHVNYEIRDIQSDPVHRDNLRNGIGKEAVPHLLMNGQWIRGYQVGKAFDPEWCRDLFTRLEIPFNSRKVSI; encoded by the coding sequence ATGCAACCATTAATTGTGTATTCAGCCTCGTGGTGCAATGACTGTCAGGCTTTGCGTTCCTGGATGGATGACCATCACGTGAATTATGAAATACGGGATATTCAATCGGATCCGGTTCATCGCGATAACTTACGAAACGGAATCGGGAAAGAAGCCGTGCCGCATTTACTCATGAACGGGCAATGGATTCGTGGCTATCAGGTGGGAAAAGCCTTCGATCCGGAGTGGTGCCGTGATCTCTTTACCCGGTTGGAAATTCCATTCAACAGTCGGAAGGTCAGTATATGA
- a CDS encoding FAD-dependent oxidoreductase, with protein sequence MKKILILLLLVVILIAWFLLPAEMRNQLSLAGVQANLQTWSRWVDQNLIVAIISFGLIYAVSVAFSLPVATILTISSGALFGFWIGMPLVVVSASVGGLIAAWMARTVLRDWVIRKAGSRLTAFDEGVKKDGAFYLFALRLVPVFPFFLVNLVSGLSAIPLRTIFWVTALGIIPGTSAYVFAGLQISHLSSLSGILSPGMLVAFTILGITPLISKKILTGIQSRKVYNRFKKPKQFDYNQIVIGAGAGGLVTAYIGATVGAKVALIERHKMGGDCLNYGCVPSKALIHAARLVHDAGKVSEFGSNAVSVDTAKVIERVKRVIKAIEPHDSVERYTGLGVTVIRGDARLVDPWTVEVNGTKLTARTIVLATGAEPLVPPFPGLDRVSWVTSDTLWNLDELPAHLVMLGGGPIGVELSQALNRLGTRVTIVEMASQIMGREDRDVADLIRNKLQSEGIQILTGRKALRFEKTAGDQSVLIHAAASGEPDEQSLAFDTVMLALGRKSRQGFGMAELGIALRKNGTIEANDLMQTNFPNIYVAGDATGPYQFTHVAAHQAWYAAVNGLFSPFWSFKADYRVIPWVTFTDPQVARVGLSLTSAAESGISVEETTYHFDDLDRAIADGETAGFIRVLTPPGKDSILGVTIVGDQAGELLAEWVLAMKHGIGLNQILGTIHAYPTKAESAKYVAGAWKRAHKPEKLLKWTKWFFELSVKS encoded by the coding sequence ATGAAAAAAATCCTGATACTGCTTCTGCTTGTCGTGATACTGATCGCCTGGTTTCTGCTGCCTGCAGAGATGAGAAATCAATTGTCGCTTGCTGGTGTCCAGGCAAATCTGCAAACATGGTCCCGGTGGGTTGATCAAAACCTGATTGTCGCAATCATTTCATTTGGATTGATTTACGCGGTGTCGGTGGCCTTCAGTCTGCCGGTGGCGACGATTCTCACTATATCAAGTGGCGCCTTGTTTGGATTCTGGATCGGAATGCCACTGGTGGTGGTGTCTGCCTCGGTTGGGGGGCTGATCGCTGCCTGGATGGCCCGAACAGTGTTGCGGGACTGGGTAATCAGGAAAGCCGGTTCAAGGCTGACAGCCTTTGATGAAGGTGTAAAAAAGGATGGGGCCTTTTACCTTTTTGCCCTCCGTCTGGTTCCGGTCTTTCCCTTTTTCCTGGTGAATCTGGTATCAGGACTCAGCGCCATACCATTGCGCACCATTTTCTGGGTGACGGCGCTGGGAATTATTCCGGGCACATCGGCTTATGTTTTTGCCGGACTTCAGATTTCCCACCTGTCCAGTCTGAGTGGCATTTTGTCACCGGGCATGCTGGTGGCATTCACCATTCTTGGCATTACGCCATTGATATCCAAAAAAATTCTGACCGGAATTCAATCACGGAAAGTGTACAACCGGTTTAAAAAACCAAAGCAGTTTGACTATAACCAGATTGTCATCGGAGCTGGCGCCGGCGGATTGGTGACAGCTTACATCGGCGCGACAGTCGGTGCGAAAGTTGCCCTCATCGAACGGCATAAAATGGGTGGCGATTGCCTGAATTATGGGTGTGTTCCATCGAAGGCGCTGATACATGCGGCACGTCTGGTGCATGATGCCGGTAAAGTATCAGAGTTCGGAAGCAACGCCGTGTCTGTCGATACAGCAAAAGTAATCGAACGTGTGAAACGGGTGATCAAAGCCATTGAACCCCATGATTCGGTTGAACGGTATACGGGATTGGGTGTCACAGTGATTCGCGGTGATGCACGATTGGTCGATCCGTGGACGGTGGAAGTGAATGGGACTAAACTAACCGCGCGGACCATTGTTCTGGCAACCGGCGCTGAACCGCTTGTACCTCCATTTCCCGGTCTGGATCGGGTCAGTTGGGTGACCTCCGATACGCTCTGGAATCTGGATGAATTGCCTGCTCATCTGGTCATGCTGGGAGGCGGTCCCATCGGTGTGGAGTTGTCTCAGGCATTAAACCGGCTGGGGACCCGGGTCACCATCGTGGAAATGGCATCGCAGATCATGGGCAGGGAAGACCGGGATGTGGCCGATCTGATCCGAAATAAATTACAATCGGAGGGCATTCAGATTCTTACCGGTCGAAAGGCCCTCAGGTTTGAGAAAACAGCAGGAGACCAGTCTGTTCTGATTCATGCGGCAGCTTCAGGCGAGCCGGATGAACAGTCGCTTGCCTTCGATACAGTCATGCTGGCTCTGGGCAGAAAATCCCGTCAGGGATTTGGTATGGCAGAACTGGGAATTGCTTTGCGGAAAAACGGTACGATTGAGGCCAATGACCTGATGCAGACTAATTTTCCCAACATTTATGTTGCAGGTGATGCAACAGGTCCGTACCAATTCACACATGTAGCTGCCCATCAGGCGTGGTATGCGGCGGTAAACGGATTGTTTTCTCCGTTCTGGAGTTTCAAAGCCGATTACCGGGTGATTCCGTGGGTGACGTTTACCGATCCGCAGGTGGCACGGGTTGGTTTGTCTCTGACCTCAGCAGCCGAATCGGGAATTTCTGTTGAGGAAACAACGTATCATTTCGATGATCTGGACCGGGCGATTGCTGATGGAGAAACGGCCGGATTTATCAGGGTGTTAACACCACCAGGAAAGGACTCCATTCTCGGGGTGACCATCGTGGGCGACCAGGCAGGTGAATTGCTGGCCGAATGGGTGTTGGCCATGAAACATGGCATCGGATTGAATCAAATTCTGGGAACCATTCATGCCTACCCGACCAAAGCCGAATCGGCCAAGTATGTCGCCGGTGCCTGGAAACGGGCTCATAAGCCTGAGAAACTTCTGAAATGGACAAAGTGGTTTTTTGAGTTAAGTGTGAAAAGTTAG
- a CDS encoding DMT family protein — MNHVLISISLLILSNVFMTFAWYAHLKELNNRPWIIAAMVSWGIALFEYLLQVPANRIGYNTLSVGQLKIIQEVITLSVFVPFSVMYLKEPLKLDYLWAGLCLLGAVYFMFRDKIH, encoded by the coding sequence ATGAATCACGTTCTCATTTCAATATCCCTGCTCATCCTCAGCAATGTCTTTATGACATTTGCCTGGTATGCCCATCTGAAGGAACTGAATAACCGGCCCTGGATTATCGCCGCCATGGTCAGTTGGGGCATTGCCCTGTTCGAATACCTGCTTCAGGTGCCGGCCAACCGCATTGGCTACAACACCTTATCGGTCGGTCAGCTGAAAATTATTCAGGAGGTAATCACGCTATCGGTATTCGTTCCCTTTTCAGTGATGTACCTGAAGGAACCTCTGAAACTTGACTACCTGTGGGCCGGACTCTGCCTGCTGGGTGCGGTTTACTTCATGTTCCGCGATAAAATTCATTGA
- a CDS encoding PQQ-dependent sugar dehydrogenase, translating to MNLIPSLLPFLFIGSAWLFHNADQTPPTSSPVRAEEMVSGLTSPWAIEFLPGGDWLITDKPGTLYRSAPGKPLQKVTGVPEVWLNGQGGLLDVKAHPDFARNRWIYLSYSTTTKGSREGNTRLMRAELNGTTLSEQKILLTGTPPSGGNVHFGSRIAFDKDGYLFLSIGERGSKENAQDLTNHSGKIHRLHDDGRIPSDNPFLKTAGAIPSIYSYGHRNPQGMLWDSTRQILWAHEHGPKGGDEINIIRKGINYGWPVITYGVNYSGTKITDKTHQEGMEQPVLVWTPSIAPCGLELVTSDRYPGWKGSLLAGSLSYTHIRRVILNGNSVIGQEELLPGIGRVRDIAQGPDGWIYFSIENPGKIYRLMPVGK from the coding sequence ATGAATCTGATTCCATCTCTTCTGCCCTTCCTTTTTATCGGTTCTGCCTGGCTTTTTCACAACGCCGATCAGACACCACCAACTTCTTCCCCTGTTCGTGCGGAAGAAATGGTTTCTGGCCTGACCAGTCCTTGGGCCATCGAATTTCTTCCCGGCGGTGATTGGCTTATCACCGATAAACCGGGAACCCTTTATCGTTCCGCTCCGGGTAAACCCCTTCAGAAAGTCACTGGTGTCCCCGAAGTCTGGCTGAATGGACAAGGGGGACTTCTCGATGTTAAAGCCCATCCTGATTTTGCCAGAAATCGTTGGATTTATCTGTCTTACTCCACCACGACCAAGGGTTCACGCGAAGGAAACACACGGCTGATGCGGGCCGAACTGAACGGAACCACCCTGTCAGAACAAAAAATACTGCTGACAGGAACCCCTCCATCCGGCGGAAATGTCCATTTTGGTTCGAGAATTGCCTTTGATAAAGACGGATATCTGTTTCTTTCCATTGGTGAAAGAGGCAGCAAGGAAAATGCTCAGGATCTAACCAACCACTCCGGTAAAATCCACCGTCTCCATGATGATGGCCGGATCCCCTCCGATAATCCGTTTTTAAAAACAGCGGGGGCGATTCCAAGTATCTACAGCTATGGTCACCGGAATCCGCAAGGCATGTTGTGGGATTCAACACGGCAAATTCTGTGGGCCCATGAACATGGACCCAAGGGCGGAGATGAAATCAATATCATCCGGAAAGGGATCAATTACGGTTGGCCGGTAATCACTTATGGCGTCAATTACAGCGGGACCAAAATTACCGACAAAACCCACCAGGAAGGGATGGAACAACCCGTGCTGGTCTGGACGCCATCCATTGCTCCCTGCGGGCTCGAACTGGTTACCTCCGATCGGTATCCCGGGTGGAAAGGCAGCCTGCTGGCAGGATCGCTCAGTTACACTCACATCCGTCGGGTGATTCTGAATGGGAATTCTGTGATTGGACAGGAGGAATTGCTTCCTGGAATCGGCCGTGTGCGAGACATTGCTCAGGGTCCGGATGGATGGATCTATTTTTCCATAGAAAACCCTGGAAAGATTTACCGTCTGATGCCAGTCGGTAAGTGA